ATGAGGAATGTGATGCAGCGCTTCCTGCATCCTATGACGCGCAGAAGAATTCGGCGGAGCGCGTGTTCGCGCGCTGCATCGACGTCGATCCCGCGATGGAGGAGATGGATGCCGAACTCGTCTGGGACATCACGGCCGAAGGAATGTTGGTTGCGGCGGTGGAACCGATTGACGAGTCGGGTGTTCTTGTTGCGTCACATGTTGATCGCGACGAGGCGGAAAGCGTCTCCCAACGATAGGACTTGATAGCGCCACACCTCGGCGGCATGGTATCGCCGAAGGGTCATTGCAATCTTATGGAGGCTGGTAATGAAGAAAATGTTGTTGGCAGGTGTTGCCGCGTTGATGCTCACAGGTTGCACGACCGCTGAGCAGACCGGTGTTGGTGGCGCAGCAGTTGGTGCGGCTGTCGGTGGTCTCGCGACCGGCCGCGTTGGCGGCGCTCTTGCCGGTGCAGCCGTTGGCGGCGCAGCAGGTTACCTGATCGGCCGTACGGCCGACCGTCCGGGCTGGTGCCGCTATCGCGACCAGTATGGCCGGACCTACGAAGCACGCTGCTCGTAACAGCACGTCCATCCGGACATGGAAAAGGGGATCCTCGCGGGTCCCCTTTTTCTTTTCTGCTGGAAATCAGCCTTAACCG
This portion of the Mesorhizobium sp. CAU 1732 genome encodes:
- a CDS encoding glycine zipper domain-containing protein, which translates into the protein MKKMLLAGVAALMLTGCTTAEQTGVGGAAVGAAVGGLATGRVGGALAGAAVGGAAGYLIGRTADRPGWCRYRDQYGRTYEARCS